A part of Cotesia glomerata isolate CgM1 linkage group LG4, MPM_Cglom_v2.3, whole genome shotgun sequence genomic DNA contains:
- the LOC123264343 gene encoding tripeptidyl-peptidase 2 isoform X2 encodes MGDVIDCNFPVWGLLPKKETGVNQFLIKYPEYDGRGTVIAIFDSGIDPGAPGLQVTSDGKPKILARFDCSGDGDVDTSTVVQSEEGFITGITGRKLKIPFNWTNPTGNYHIGVKEAYRLYPTKLREKISAERKKKYWDDGHKSALAEATRKLQEFEASHPNPTSVEDKLVKEELETRVEVLQNGEKKYHDAGPTYDCVVYHDGQQWRVCIDTSEEGNLEAGIHLGEYSLTHEYAPLTQQDQLNISVNIHDEGNTLEIVGICASHGTHVASIAAANFPDNKELNGVAPGAQIISLTIGDNRIDPMETGTALVRAMIWIMQNKIKVHVINMSYGEQVHWSNSGRIFDLMNEVVDKYGVTWVAAAGNFGPALCTIGTPPDINSTNIISVGAYVSPDMMVAEYSLREKMPGMPYTWSSRGPMVDGGTGITLCAPGGAITSVPNFTLRKSQLMNGTSMASPHVAGAIALLISGLHDKHCPYSPYSIKRALENTALYIDTLDSFAQGSGLLQVERAFENLVANCKAIECDVRFAINCGVNNSKGIHLRSGVIDRPKDCAITVEPIFLDTENVDATRKINFNLRLSLVCDAAWVQFPSHFELMHMSRAFTVRIDGVKLPEGVHATNIRAYDVENVEKGPVFSIPITVVQPLAIQKSMNLPDLHYSRVLFKANTIVRHFILVPEDATWAVLKIKSTDKEKTGRFAVQTVQLKPRLACRTLHTNKMINVTSQSESVQGFSVQAGLVVEVVIAKYWANLGEIHVDYSIEFHGIHIVDSNLTMQSGDGIHRMELRSSLRNEDIVPNVTLKSIVQVLRPTDYKISPLGARDVIPPARQIYELQLTYTFHIAKATEVTPNAAYLSDLLYESEYESQLWMLYDCNKHLIFSGDAFPWKYTVKKLEKGDYTLKMHVRHEKKDLLERLTEMAILLSQKLSSPVSLDVYANHSQAIVGGKKMVAATVPPGHILPVYIAPMNNESKISKAATLGTYLQGAVTFCKDDARKKVDCYTFKYVLSEPAKKSPAVVKPDDEKVSKWEEYQDTLRDIKCTWLAKLAPSIKATEHATALYNELRTSYPEHLPVHTAMLTSLDSPEARRLLPHDDLSESAINFADQMIDVADKVITAIEQEKLLAFYGMKHDQRPDAMKIKSTMDKQKNLLIEAFVKKGCAYARLYIHARKRGETEAAMHLATVTQIWNDVQKYAEPTDSKVLILSLWHAHINKHYGRYLKLLTRYYEEKPVRDIDEKFIEITRTVGWDHWARYLTTSLPTRYPKAYRPF; translated from the exons atggggGACGTCATAGATTGCAATTTTCCTGTATGGGGCCTTTTGCCGAAAAAAGAAACTGGAGTTAATCaatttcttattaaatatCCAGAATACGATGGTCGTGGTACCGTTATTGCTATTTTTGATTCTGGAATTGATCCTGGTGCTCCAGGATTGCAg GTGACAAGTGATGGAAAACCGAAAATTTTAGCACGCTTTGACTGCAGTGGTGACGGAGATGTTGATACAAGTACTGTAGTACAATCAGAGGAAGGCTTTATAACTGGTATTACTGGACGTAAGCTAAag ATACCATTTAATTGGACAAATCCAACTGGTAATTATCATATTGGTGTTAAAGAGGCCTACCGTCTATATCCTACAAAGTTACGTGAAAAAATATCCGCTGAacgtaagaaaaaatattgggATGATGGTCATAAGTCAGCATTAGCTGAGGCAACGCGAAAGCTTCAg GAGTTTGAGGCGAGTCATCCTAATCCAACGAGTGTAGAAGATAAGTTGGTCAAAGAAGAGTTGGAAACAAGAGTTGAAGTGTTGCAaaatggagaaaaaaaatatcatgatGCAGGTCCAACATATGACTGCGTTGTTTATCACGATGGACAACAGTggag ggTGTGTATTGATACATCTGAGGAAGGTAATTTGGAGGCAGGAATTCATCTCGGTGAATATTCACTTACCCATGAGTATGCTCCTTTGACTCAGCAAGATCAATTGAATATTTCTGTTAATATTCACGATGAAGGCAATACTCTTGAAATCGTAGGAATATGCG caAGTCACGGAACGCACGTAGCGTCAATAGCTGCGGCGAATTTTCCTGATAATAAAGAGCTAAATGGAGTAGCACCGGGTGCTCAAATAATATCCCTAACGATCGGCGATAACCGTATAGACCCAATGGAAACTGGAACAGCTTTAGTCCGCGCAATGATTTGGATaatgcaaaataaaataaaagtccATGTGATAAATATGAGCTATGGCGAACAGGTGCACTGGAGTAATTCCGGGCGTATATTTGATTTAATGAACGAGGTAGTTGACAAGTACGGAGTAACATGGGTTGCAGCTGCTGGTAATTTCGGACCAGCTTTGTGTACCATTGGAACACCGCCTGATATTAATTCAACAAACATTATCAGCGTGGGAGCTTACGTATCGCCGGATATGATGGTAGCCGAGTACTCGTTGCGTGAAAAGATGCCGGGTATGCCCTACACATGGTCGTCTCGCGGTCCGATGGTTGACGGAGGTACTGGTATCACGTTATGCGCTCCAGGAGGTGCAATTACCAGCGTGCCCAACTTTACATTGAGAAAAAGCCAATTGATGAACGGGACCAGCATGGCCAGTCCCCACGTAGCTGGGGCAATTGCTCTGTTAATCTCAGGTCTTCATGATAAACACTGTCCTTACTCTCCATATAGTATAAAACGTGCTCTAGAGAACACAGCTTTATACATAGACACCCTTGACTCATTTGCTCAAGGCTCTGGGCTTTTGCAAGTTGAACGGGCGTTTGAGAATCTTGTCGCCAACTGCAAAGCAATTGAGTGTGACGTCAGATTTGCAATTAACTGTGGTGTTAACAACTCCAAGGGTATTCACTTAAGATCTGGCGTAATCGACCGTCCGAAAGATTGTGCAATAACTGTTGAACCTATATTCCTAGACACTGAAAATGTCGACGCAAcccgtaaaataaatttcaatttacgaTTATCGCTAGTATGTGACGCTGCTTGGGTACAATTTCCTTCTCACTTTGAATTAATGCATATGTCACGTGCCTTTACCGTTCGTATTGACGGTGTTAAACTACCAGAAGGTGTTCATGCGACAAATATACGTGCCTATGACGTTGAAAATGTCGAAAAAGGTCCAGTATTTTCAATACCTATTACTGTCGTTCAGCCATTGGCAATACAAAAATCAATGAATTTACCAGATCTTCACTACTCACGTGTTCTCTTCAAAGCAAACACCATTGTAAGGCACTTTATTTTGGTGCCTGAAGATGCTACTTGGGCTGTgctgaaaataaaaagcacTGACAAAGAAAAGACTGGTAGGTTTGCTGTTCAGACAGTACAATTGAAACCACGCTTAGCTTGTCGCACGCTTCATactaataaaatgataaatgtcACCTCACAATCGGAATCTGTCCAAGGATTTTCCGTCCAGGCTGGTCTTGTAGTTGAAGTTGTTATTGCTAAATATTGGGCCAATCTTGGTGAAATACACGTTGATTATTCTATTGAATTTCACGGTATTCATATAGTAGATAGCAATCTCACAATGCAATCTGGTGATGGCATCCATCGTATGGAATTACGCAGTAGCTTGAGAAATGAGGATATTGTACCGAATGTTACATTAAAATCAATTGTTCAGGTATTAAGACCAActgattataaaatatcaccGCTTGGTGCACGTGACGTAATACCACCCGCTCGTCAAATTTATGAATTGCAATTGACGTACACATTCCACATTGCCAAAGCTACTGAGGTAACACCAAATGCCGCTTATTTGAGTGACTTACTCTATGAAAGCGAGTATGAAAGCCAATTGTGGATGCTTTATGACTGTAATAAACATCTCATTTTTTCTGGTGACGCTTTTCCTTggaag tacactgttaaaaaattagaaaaaggCGACTATacattaaaaatgcatgtacgTCACGAAAAGAAAGATTTATTAGAACGATTGACAGAAATGGCAATACTGTTAAGTCAAAAATTAAGCTCGCCTGTTAGTTTAGATGTTTATGCCAATCATTCGCAAGCTATTGTCGGTGGAAAAAAAATGGTGGCTGCTACTGTGCCACCAGGACATATTCTTCCAGTTTATATCGCTCCAATGAACAATGAAAGcaa aatatcaAAAGCTGCTACCTTGGGAACTTACCTTCAAGGAGCAGTAACTTTCTGTAAAGATGATGCACGTAAAAAAGTTGACTGTTATACATTCAAGTACGTACTCTCAGAGCCAGCTAAAAAAAGTCCGGCAGTAGTTAAGCCAGATGATGAAAAGGTCAGCAAATGGGAGGAATATCAAGATACTCTGCGAGATATTAAGTGTACATGGCTCGCTAAATTAG cGCCATCAATAA AGGCAACTGAACATGCAACAGCTTTGTACAATGAATTAAGAACATCATACCCTGAGCATTTACCAGTACACACTGCCATGTTGACATCGTTAGACTCGCCAGAAGCGCGACGTCTTCTTCCTCACGATGATCTCTCAGAAAGTGCCATTAATTTTGCTGACCAAATGATTGACGTCGCAGACAAAGTAATCACAGCTATCgagcaagaaaaattacttgccTTTTATGGTATGAAACACGATCAACGACCAGATGCTATGAAGATAAAATCAACCATGGACAAACAAAAGAATCTTTTAATTGAAGCATTTGTTAAGAAAGGTTGCGCTTATGCACGATTATATATTCATGCGAGAAAACGCGGTGAAACTGAAGCTGCAATGCATCTTGCTACAGTAACGCAAATTTGGAACGATGTACAAAAGTATGCCGAGCCAACGGATAgcaaa gttttaattttatcactaTGGCATGCAcatattaataaacattatggGCGTTATCTAAAGCTGTTGACTCGTTACTACGAAGAAAAACCAGTAAGAGATATTGATGAGAAGTTTATTGAAATTACAAGGACTGTTGGTTGGGATCACTGGGCACGTTATTTAACAACGAGCTTACCTACACGATATCCAAAAGCATACAGAccgttttaa
- the LOC123264343 gene encoding tripeptidyl-peptidase 2 isoform X1 — MGDVIDCNFPVWGLLPKKETGVNQFLIKYPEYDGRGTVIAIFDSGIDPGAPGLQVTSDGKPKILARFDCSGDGDVDTSTVVQSEEGFITGITGRKLKIPFNWTNPTGNYHIGVKEAYRLYPTKLREKISAERKKKYWDDGHKSALAEATRKLQEFEASHPNPTSVEDKLVKEELETRVEVLQNGEKKYHDAGPTYDCVVYHDGQQWRVCIDTSEEGNLEAGIHLGEYSLTHEYAPLTQQDQLNISVNIHDEGNTLEIVGICASHGTHVASIAAANFPDNKELNGVAPGAQIISLTIGDNRIDPMETGTALVRAMIWIMQNKIKVHVINMSYGEQVHWSNSGRIFDLMNEVVDKYGVTWVAAAGNFGPALCTIGTPPDINSTNIISVGAYVSPDMMVAEYSLREKMPGMPYTWSSRGPMVDGGTGITLCAPGGAITSVPNFTLRKSQLMNGTSMASPHVAGAIALLISGLHDKHCPYSPYSIKRALENTALYIDTLDSFAQGSGLLQVERAFENLVANCKAIECDVRFAINCGVNNSKGIHLRSGVIDRPKDCAITVEPIFLDTENVDATRKINFNLRLSLVCDAAWVQFPSHFELMHMSRAFTVRIDGVKLPEGVHATNIRAYDVENVEKGPVFSIPITVVQPLAIQKSMNLPDLHYSRVLFKANTIVRHFILVPEDATWAVLKIKSTDKEKTGRFAVQTVQLKPRLACRTLHTNKMINVTSQSESVQGFSVQAGLVVEVVIAKYWANLGEIHVDYSIEFHGIHIVDSNLTMQSGDGIHRMELRSSLRNEDIVPNVTLKSIVQVLRPTDYKISPLGARDVIPPARQIYELQLTYTFHIAKATEVTPNAAYLSDLLYESEYESQLWMLYDCNKHLIFSGDAFPWKYTVKKLEKGDYTLKMHVRHEKKDLLERLTEMAILLSQKLSSPVSLDVYANHSQAIVGGKKMVAATVPPGHILPVYIAPMNNESNNEDKISKAATLGTYLQGAVTFCKDDARKKVDCYTFKYVLSEPAKKSPAVVKPDDEKVSKWEEYQDTLRDIKCTWLAKLAPSIKATEHATALYNELRTSYPEHLPVHTAMLTSLDSPEARRLLPHDDLSESAINFADQMIDVADKVITAIEQEKLLAFYGMKHDQRPDAMKIKSTMDKQKNLLIEAFVKKGCAYARLYIHARKRGETEAAMHLATVTQIWNDVQKYAEPTDSKVLILSLWHAHINKHYGRYLKLLTRYYEEKPVRDIDEKFIEITRTVGWDHWARYLTTSLPTRYPKAYRPF, encoded by the exons atggggGACGTCATAGATTGCAATTTTCCTGTATGGGGCCTTTTGCCGAAAAAAGAAACTGGAGTTAATCaatttcttattaaatatCCAGAATACGATGGTCGTGGTACCGTTATTGCTATTTTTGATTCTGGAATTGATCCTGGTGCTCCAGGATTGCAg GTGACAAGTGATGGAAAACCGAAAATTTTAGCACGCTTTGACTGCAGTGGTGACGGAGATGTTGATACAAGTACTGTAGTACAATCAGAGGAAGGCTTTATAACTGGTATTACTGGACGTAAGCTAAag ATACCATTTAATTGGACAAATCCAACTGGTAATTATCATATTGGTGTTAAAGAGGCCTACCGTCTATATCCTACAAAGTTACGTGAAAAAATATCCGCTGAacgtaagaaaaaatattgggATGATGGTCATAAGTCAGCATTAGCTGAGGCAACGCGAAAGCTTCAg GAGTTTGAGGCGAGTCATCCTAATCCAACGAGTGTAGAAGATAAGTTGGTCAAAGAAGAGTTGGAAACAAGAGTTGAAGTGTTGCAaaatggagaaaaaaaatatcatgatGCAGGTCCAACATATGACTGCGTTGTTTATCACGATGGACAACAGTggag ggTGTGTATTGATACATCTGAGGAAGGTAATTTGGAGGCAGGAATTCATCTCGGTGAATATTCACTTACCCATGAGTATGCTCCTTTGACTCAGCAAGATCAATTGAATATTTCTGTTAATATTCACGATGAAGGCAATACTCTTGAAATCGTAGGAATATGCG caAGTCACGGAACGCACGTAGCGTCAATAGCTGCGGCGAATTTTCCTGATAATAAAGAGCTAAATGGAGTAGCACCGGGTGCTCAAATAATATCCCTAACGATCGGCGATAACCGTATAGACCCAATGGAAACTGGAACAGCTTTAGTCCGCGCAATGATTTGGATaatgcaaaataaaataaaagtccATGTGATAAATATGAGCTATGGCGAACAGGTGCACTGGAGTAATTCCGGGCGTATATTTGATTTAATGAACGAGGTAGTTGACAAGTACGGAGTAACATGGGTTGCAGCTGCTGGTAATTTCGGACCAGCTTTGTGTACCATTGGAACACCGCCTGATATTAATTCAACAAACATTATCAGCGTGGGAGCTTACGTATCGCCGGATATGATGGTAGCCGAGTACTCGTTGCGTGAAAAGATGCCGGGTATGCCCTACACATGGTCGTCTCGCGGTCCGATGGTTGACGGAGGTACTGGTATCACGTTATGCGCTCCAGGAGGTGCAATTACCAGCGTGCCCAACTTTACATTGAGAAAAAGCCAATTGATGAACGGGACCAGCATGGCCAGTCCCCACGTAGCTGGGGCAATTGCTCTGTTAATCTCAGGTCTTCATGATAAACACTGTCCTTACTCTCCATATAGTATAAAACGTGCTCTAGAGAACACAGCTTTATACATAGACACCCTTGACTCATTTGCTCAAGGCTCTGGGCTTTTGCAAGTTGAACGGGCGTTTGAGAATCTTGTCGCCAACTGCAAAGCAATTGAGTGTGACGTCAGATTTGCAATTAACTGTGGTGTTAACAACTCCAAGGGTATTCACTTAAGATCTGGCGTAATCGACCGTCCGAAAGATTGTGCAATAACTGTTGAACCTATATTCCTAGACACTGAAAATGTCGACGCAAcccgtaaaataaatttcaatttacgaTTATCGCTAGTATGTGACGCTGCTTGGGTACAATTTCCTTCTCACTTTGAATTAATGCATATGTCACGTGCCTTTACCGTTCGTATTGACGGTGTTAAACTACCAGAAGGTGTTCATGCGACAAATATACGTGCCTATGACGTTGAAAATGTCGAAAAAGGTCCAGTATTTTCAATACCTATTACTGTCGTTCAGCCATTGGCAATACAAAAATCAATGAATTTACCAGATCTTCACTACTCACGTGTTCTCTTCAAAGCAAACACCATTGTAAGGCACTTTATTTTGGTGCCTGAAGATGCTACTTGGGCTGTgctgaaaataaaaagcacTGACAAAGAAAAGACTGGTAGGTTTGCTGTTCAGACAGTACAATTGAAACCACGCTTAGCTTGTCGCACGCTTCATactaataaaatgataaatgtcACCTCACAATCGGAATCTGTCCAAGGATTTTCCGTCCAGGCTGGTCTTGTAGTTGAAGTTGTTATTGCTAAATATTGGGCCAATCTTGGTGAAATACACGTTGATTATTCTATTGAATTTCACGGTATTCATATAGTAGATAGCAATCTCACAATGCAATCTGGTGATGGCATCCATCGTATGGAATTACGCAGTAGCTTGAGAAATGAGGATATTGTACCGAATGTTACATTAAAATCAATTGTTCAGGTATTAAGACCAActgattataaaatatcaccGCTTGGTGCACGTGACGTAATACCACCCGCTCGTCAAATTTATGAATTGCAATTGACGTACACATTCCACATTGCCAAAGCTACTGAGGTAACACCAAATGCCGCTTATTTGAGTGACTTACTCTATGAAAGCGAGTATGAAAGCCAATTGTGGATGCTTTATGACTGTAATAAACATCTCATTTTTTCTGGTGACGCTTTTCCTTggaag tacactgttaaaaaattagaaaaaggCGACTATacattaaaaatgcatgtacgTCACGAAAAGAAAGATTTATTAGAACGATTGACAGAAATGGCAATACTGTTAAGTCAAAAATTAAGCTCGCCTGTTAGTTTAGATGTTTATGCCAATCATTCGCAAGCTATTGTCGGTGGAAAAAAAATGGTGGCTGCTACTGTGCCACCAGGACATATTCTTCCAGTTTATATCGCTCCAATGAACAATGAAAGcaa CAATGAAGACAA aatatcaAAAGCTGCTACCTTGGGAACTTACCTTCAAGGAGCAGTAACTTTCTGTAAAGATGATGCACGTAAAAAAGTTGACTGTTATACATTCAAGTACGTACTCTCAGAGCCAGCTAAAAAAAGTCCGGCAGTAGTTAAGCCAGATGATGAAAAGGTCAGCAAATGGGAGGAATATCAAGATACTCTGCGAGATATTAAGTGTACATGGCTCGCTAAATTAG cGCCATCAATAA AGGCAACTGAACATGCAACAGCTTTGTACAATGAATTAAGAACATCATACCCTGAGCATTTACCAGTACACACTGCCATGTTGACATCGTTAGACTCGCCAGAAGCGCGACGTCTTCTTCCTCACGATGATCTCTCAGAAAGTGCCATTAATTTTGCTGACCAAATGATTGACGTCGCAGACAAAGTAATCACAGCTATCgagcaagaaaaattacttgccTTTTATGGTATGAAACACGATCAACGACCAGATGCTATGAAGATAAAATCAACCATGGACAAACAAAAGAATCTTTTAATTGAAGCATTTGTTAAGAAAGGTTGCGCTTATGCACGATTATATATTCATGCGAGAAAACGCGGTGAAACTGAAGCTGCAATGCATCTTGCTACAGTAACGCAAATTTGGAACGATGTACAAAAGTATGCCGAGCCAACGGATAgcaaa gttttaattttatcactaTGGCATGCAcatattaataaacattatggGCGTTATCTAAAGCTGTTGACTCGTTACTACGAAGAAAAACCAGTAAGAGATATTGATGAGAAGTTTATTGAAATTACAAGGACTGTTGGTTGGGATCACTGGGCACGTTATTTAACAACGAGCTTACCTACACGATATCCAAAAGCATACAGAccgttttaa